The following are encoded in a window of Brockia lithotrophica genomic DNA:
- a CDS encoding LysR family transcriptional regulator: MHSFPSLRYDRIYEVGFLCPRTTPRNSEAFATQKEQGGRGTMLLDEVDFRTLRVFLEVAATGSMSRAAQALYLAPSTVSEAVRQLEGALGVRLFVRGTRGVALTKAGEAWATHVRDILERWDAALGELSSEARDDLSGVLSLAASRTVGEYLLPRILPGFLTRHPGIDVRLLLGNTEEAILALERREAVGALVEGDVPPRPTLRKVPVLLDVLTFAAPVGGREICAACRCFSEAGGLRLRRRNAACRTWKEDDACGVLARARWLVREPGSGTRALTEGLWQALGILPVQTLTLGSMHAILEGVAAGLGVALLPERVLASSTVRVAACRPLTGPLAPRFVRRFHLVTRLGEGNLLLSAFARAVRASAEEERDEEAIYEDEEHAREGSDGKGPIP; this comes from the coding sequence GTGCATAGCTTTCCCTCCTTGCGCTACGATCGAATCTACGAGGTCGGTTTCCTCTGTCCTCGGACGACTCCCCGAAATTCCGAGGCGTTTGCGACGCAAAAGGAGCAGGGAGGCCGGGGGACGATGCTCCTCGACGAGGTGGACTTCCGTACGTTGCGCGTCTTTCTCGAGGTTGCCGCCACGGGGAGCATGAGCCGGGCGGCGCAAGCCCTCTATCTCGCTCCGTCTACGGTGAGCGAAGCCGTACGTCAGCTCGAGGGCGCCTTGGGCGTACGCCTCTTCGTCCGCGGCACCCGCGGCGTAGCGCTCACGAAAGCGGGTGAAGCGTGGGCGACCCACGTCCGGGACATCCTCGAGCGCTGGGATGCCGCTTTAGGCGAACTTTCTTCCGAAGCTCGCGACGACCTTTCCGGGGTGCTTTCTCTCGCGGCGAGCCGGACGGTCGGCGAATACCTCTTGCCCCGAATTCTCCCGGGTTTTCTCACCCGTCATCCCGGGATAGACGTACGCCTTCTCCTCGGAAATACGGAAGAGGCCATCCTCGCCCTCGAACGGCGCGAAGCGGTTGGCGCTCTCGTCGAAGGCGACGTGCCGCCTCGACCGACCTTGCGCAAGGTTCCCGTGCTCCTCGACGTCCTCACCTTTGCCGCACCCGTAGGTGGTCGCGAGATTTGCGCGGCATGCCGGTGTTTTTCCGAAGCGGGCGGTTTGCGCCTCCGAAGGCGGAACGCCGCCTGCAGGACTTGGAAGGAGGACGACGCCTGTGGAGTTCTCGCTCGGGCGCGTTGGCTCGTGCGCGAACCGGGTTCGGGAACGCGGGCGCTCACGGAAGGCCTGTGGCAGGCGCTGGGCATCCTTCCCGTTCAAACGCTCACTTTGGGGAGTATGCACGCCATCCTCGAAGGGGTCGCGGCGGGTCTCGGCGTTGCCCTCCTCCCCGAGCGGGTCCTCGCTTCCTCCACGGTGCGCGTCGCGGCGTGTAGGCCGCTTACGGGGCCTTTGGCGCCCCGCTTCGTCCGGCGCTTTCACCTCGTCACGCGGCTCGGGGAGGGAAACCTCCTCCTCTCCGCCTTTGCCCGTGCGGTGCGAGCCTCAGCGGAGGAGGAGCGAGACGAGGAGGCCATCTACGAGGACGAGGAACACGCTCGCGAGGGCTCCGACGGCAAAGGCCCGATACCCTAG
- a CDS encoding universal stress protein, with product MHDPKDRPLSRRPEGPSGSDEEALLSSATPPRTLLVALDGSPPSLAAAGYALALGVVLGSRLHAVYVDPDGEGDPEPLPEDEGRLHEIPLEGHAVQGIRGLYLLARAAAQKGTQVRLWVARGNIVDGILRTATHVDANAIFMGNTGRSGLGRLLLGSVAEEVLRRSHLPVTVVRGTSGIS from the coding sequence ATGCACGACCCGAAGGACCGTCCTCTCTCTCGCCGCCCAGAAGGTCCTTCCGGATCCGACGAAGAGGCTCTCTTGAGCTCGGCGACCCCCCCTCGTACCCTTCTCGTAGCCCTAGACGGCTCACCCCCCTCCCTCGCCGCCGCCGGCTACGCCCTCGCCCTGGGCGTCGTCCTCGGCTCCCGCCTTCACGCCGTGTACGTCGATCCGGACGGCGAAGGAGACCCCGAACCCCTTCCCGAAGATGAGGGGCGCCTACACGAAATCCCCCTGGAAGGGCACGCCGTCCAGGGGATTCGCGGGCTGTACCTCCTCGCCCGCGCAGCCGCGCAAAAAGGCACCCAGGTTCGGCTCTGGGTGGCGCGCGGAAACATCGTGGACGGAATCCTGCGTACGGCGACACACGTCGATGCCAACGCCATCTTTATGGGAAACACGGGACGTTCGGGATTGGGTAGGCTCCTCCTCGGCAGCGTCGCCGAGGAAGTCCTCCGCCGCTCCCACCTTCCCGTCACCGTCGTCCGGGGGACGTCCGGGATTTCGTGA
- a CDS encoding ABC transporter ATP-binding protein, with protein sequence MTLAQPDATALSPGKDFLVVADGLRVYFPILGGILRRPVGYVRAVDGVDIRIRQGSVLGLVGESGSGKSTVGRALLRLVPKTEGSVFYRGRDVYALGRRELRSLRPKMQMVFQDPFSSLNPKMRVGDAIAEPLLEHGLAAPGDVRAQVEEVLARVGLEPEHYDRYLHEFSGGQRQRIGIARALALRPEFIVLDEPVSALDVSVQAQILNLLMDLKETLGLTYLFISHDLSVVEFMSDDVAVMYLGKIVEFAPREELFARPLHPYTKALLSAVPVPDPRARRTRERILLKGDIPNPADPPGGCPFHTRCPFAEKRCAEEPPAFREVTPGHFVACHLV encoded by the coding sequence GTGACGCTCGCGCAACCCGACGCGACCGCTTTGTCGCCTGGGAAGGATTTCCTCGTCGTTGCCGACGGCCTTCGTGTCTACTTCCCCATCCTCGGAGGGATTCTCCGCCGTCCCGTAGGGTACGTTCGGGCGGTAGACGGCGTGGACATTCGCATTCGACAGGGGTCGGTCCTCGGCCTCGTAGGCGAATCGGGAAGCGGTAAGTCTACCGTGGGCAGGGCGCTCCTCCGCCTCGTCCCTAAAACGGAAGGCTCCGTCTTCTACCGCGGAAGGGACGTGTACGCCCTGGGGCGGCGCGAACTCCGGAGCCTTCGACCGAAGATGCAAATGGTGTTTCAAGATCCGTTCAGTTCCCTCAACCCCAAGATGCGAGTAGGAGACGCAATTGCCGAGCCCTTGCTCGAGCACGGGTTGGCCGCACCCGGGGACGTGCGGGCGCAGGTGGAAGAAGTTCTCGCGCGGGTAGGGTTGGAGCCCGAGCACTACGACCGCTATCTCCACGAGTTTTCTGGGGGACAACGCCAGCGCATCGGGATCGCCCGCGCGCTGGCGCTTCGGCCCGAGTTCATCGTGCTCGACGAGCCCGTTTCCGCCCTCGACGTCTCCGTACAGGCGCAGATTTTGAACCTCCTCATGGACCTCAAGGAGACGTTGGGGCTCACGTACCTCTTCATTTCCCACGATTTGAGTGTCGTGGAGTTCATGAGCGACGACGTGGCGGTGATGTATCTCGGGAAGATCGTGGAGTTCGCCCCGCGCGAGGAGCTCTTTGCCCGTCCGCTCCACCCGTATACGAAGGCGCTTCTTTCTGCCGTCCCCGTCCCGGATCCGCGGGCTCGGCGTACGCGCGAACGCATCCTCCTCAAGGGGGACATCCCGAATCCCGCCGATCCTCCGGGTGGCTGCCCCTTCCATACCCGCTGTCCGTTTGCGGAAAAGCGCTGTGCGGAGGAACCTCCGGCCTTCCGGGAAGTCACCCCCGGCCACTTCGTCGCTTGCCACCTCGTCTGA
- a CDS encoding ABC transporter ATP-binding protein has product MTQPLVDVRDLRVHFFTPEGVVKAVDGVSFTVERGQTVSLVGESGSGKSMTALSFLRLIDPPGKIVGGEILFKGRELVRLPERELRRIRGGEIGFVFQEPMTALNPVLPVGEQIAEALLAHTLFDRKEAWERAVELLRQVGIPRPEGVVSSYPHELSGGMRQRVGIAIAIANNPDLVIADEPTTALDVTIQAQILDLLRTLREERNMALLLITHDLGVVAEMADYVLVMYAGRIVEAGPVEAIFDDPRHPYTRGLLRAKPVIGRRERRLYAIPGQVPNLLNLPPGCAFFDRCTFRMPHCRTVFPPYVEVGPGHFVACHLEVKEA; this is encoded by the coding sequence ATGACGCAGCCACTCGTGGACGTTCGGGACCTGCGCGTGCACTTCTTTACGCCGGAAGGCGTGGTGAAGGCCGTCGACGGGGTGAGCTTCACCGTCGAGCGCGGACAGACGGTGAGCTTGGTCGGTGAGTCCGGAAGTGGAAAGAGCATGACGGCCCTATCCTTCCTTCGGTTGATCGACCCTCCTGGGAAGATCGTAGGCGGAGAAATCCTCTTTAAAGGACGCGAACTCGTCCGGCTTCCGGAACGGGAGCTCCGCCGAATCCGCGGAGGAGAAATCGGATTCGTCTTTCAAGAGCCGATGACCGCCCTCAACCCCGTCCTCCCTGTCGGCGAACAAATCGCGGAAGCCCTGCTCGCCCACACCCTTTTTGACCGCAAGGAGGCGTGGGAGAGGGCGGTGGAACTTTTGCGGCAGGTGGGGATCCCGCGGCCGGAAGGCGTGGTGAGCTCGTACCCCCACGAACTTTCGGGCGGCATGCGTCAACGGGTGGGGATCGCCATCGCCATCGCAAACAACCCGGATCTCGTGATCGCCGACGAGCCGACGACCGCCCTGGACGTGACAATCCAGGCGCAGATTCTCGACCTCCTCCGTACCTTGCGCGAGGAACGAAACATGGCCCTCCTCCTCATCACCCACGACCTCGGAGTCGTGGCCGAGATGGCGGACTATGTACTCGTCATGTACGCGGGGCGCATCGTGGAAGCGGGACCTGTGGAGGCGATTTTCGACGATCCTCGCCATCCCTACACCCGTGGACTGTTGCGCGCAAAGCCGGTGATCGGCCGGCGCGAGCGCCGCCTCTACGCGATTCCCGGACAGGTTCCCAACCTCCTCAATCTTCCCCCGGGTTGCGCCTTTTTCGACCGCTGCACCTTCCGCATGCCGCATTGCCGCACCGTTTTCCCACCCTACGTCGAGGTGGGCCCGGGGCACTTCGTCGCCTGTCACCTGGAGGTGAAGGAGGCGTGA
- the opp4C gene encoding oligopeptide ABC transporter permease, with amino-acid sequence MDGRGEETRVGGHPPSKGRRRHRSQWGDVFARLIRNPRAIVGISLLVFMFLFAFVGPLLSPYAGAKADVSQGNRPPSAEHWLGTDNLGRDVLLRLMEGGRISLTVGIIATAILVAIGTTVGLLAGFYGGWTDTLLMRLVDILFALPALPLFITVGAVLSDLKFPPEKRIFVLMLLIGGLSWMGLARLVRSQVLSLREQEFMLATEVLGLSDRRKLLHHLLPNVAATIIVSGTLAVAGAIVVESALSFLGLGVIPPTPSWGQMLSAANNLIDFKKRPWLWIPPGVAILVTVLAINILGDALRDTLDPRTQRRVR; translated from the coding sequence ATGGACGGGCGTGGGGAGGAAACACGCGTAGGGGGACACCCGCCGTCGAAGGGCCGCAGGCGCCACCGTTCGCAGTGGGGAGACGTGTTCGCACGCCTCATCCGAAACCCCCGTGCGATTGTGGGAATTTCCCTCCTCGTCTTTATGTTCCTTTTCGCCTTTGTCGGTCCGCTTCTCTCCCCGTATGCCGGAGCAAAGGCGGACGTTTCCCAGGGGAACCGTCCGCCCAGTGCCGAACACTGGTTGGGCACCGACAACCTTGGTCGGGACGTCCTCCTTCGCCTCATGGAGGGTGGGAGGATTTCGCTCACCGTGGGGATCATCGCCACAGCCATCCTCGTCGCCATCGGGACTACCGTGGGTCTCCTCGCGGGGTTTTACGGGGGCTGGACGGACACCTTGCTCATGCGCCTCGTGGACATCCTCTTCGCCTTGCCCGCCCTTCCCCTCTTCATCACAGTAGGCGCGGTTCTTTCCGACCTCAAGTTCCCTCCCGAAAAGCGCATCTTTGTCCTCATGCTTCTCATCGGCGGCCTCAGTTGGATGGGGTTGGCCCGTCTGGTCCGAAGCCAGGTACTGAGCCTGCGGGAGCAGGAGTTCATGCTCGCCACCGAAGTTTTGGGCCTTTCCGATCGGCGGAAGCTCCTGCATCACCTTCTTCCCAACGTTGCCGCGACGATCATCGTGAGCGGCACCCTCGCCGTCGCTGGGGCGATTGTCGTCGAGTCGGCGTTGAGCTTTCTCGGCCTTGGGGTGATCCCGCCGACGCCTTCCTGGGGGCAGATGCTCTCCGCCGCCAATAACCTCATCGACTTCAAAAAGAGGCCGTGGCTTTGGATCCCTCCCGGCGTAGCGATTCTCGTTACGGTGCTCGCGATCAACATCCTTGGCGACGCCCTGCGCGACACGTTGGACCCCCGCACGCAGCGTCGGGTGCGGTAG